Proteins encoded within one genomic window of Panicum virgatum strain AP13 chromosome 1N, P.virgatum_v5, whole genome shotgun sequence:
- the LOC120654936 gene encoding uncharacterized protein LOC120654936 isoform X2, with amino-acid sequence MYARGSPKFNMMQATSKQRKLSPRGGGVHKRASPKATQQVVRKRANWNLGLEKGLVELLHYHNNDCYKSQNGWSSEAWNRIIKMFQERFTHVSFSRLQIQEKEKELKRDYNLLKEAKKQSGVHWNEVLGLIEAKPPIWDNIILSYPKAKKFQTKPFPLFDSLGELYDGHVVEGSLNFTSLEPTTLEPARGTKVGASEDLELDDNNSAQFANLDDDDSDDEVRILQQSEPRCVAAMGSNRPRPAATRSGKEPTATSSGKEPTVPRSRKELNATNGGVKVGKRQNQENITGMLKNYMEMKAKQIEEEAAEKAKTVAEEADYSIKNCISLVNSIEELSSEEKAEAFNVFKDAQNRQIFMTAEPVARLIWLRNKIRKGDVNSVLRGGSTLA; translated from the exons ATGTATGCAAGAGGTTCGCCAAAGTTCAACATGATGCAAGCTACATCTAAGCAAAGGAAGTTGTCACCAAGAGGTGGTGGTGTACACAAGAGAGCATCACCTAAAGCAACACAGCAAG TGGTTCGCAAAAGAGCAAATTGGAATCTAGGACTTGAAAAGGGTTTGGTTGAACTTCTACACTACCACAACAATGATTGTTACAAAAGTCAGAATGGATGGTCCTCAGAGGCATGGAATAGAATTATAAAAATGTTTCAAGAAAGGTTTACACATGTTTCTTTCTCGAGGTTGCAAATTCAAGAGAAAGAGAAGGAACTGAAGAGGGATTACAACCTACTCAAAGAAGCTAAAAAACAAAGTGGGGTACATTGGAATGAAGTTTTGGGCCTTATTGAAGCTAAACCCCCAATTTGGGATAACATAATCCTG TCCTATCCTAAAGCTAAAAAGTTCCAGACCAAGCCTTTTCCCTTGTTTGATTCACTTGGAGAGTTGTATGATG GACATGTAGTCGAGGGATCCTTGAACTTCACATCTCTTGAGCCAACAACATTAGAACCAGCAAGGGGCACAAAAGTCGGTGCTAGTGAAGACTTGGAGCTTGACGACAACAATTCTGCACAATTTGCCAAtcttgatgatgatgacagtgatgatgaagTGAGGATCTTGCAACAGTCCGAACCAAGATGTGTTGCTGCTATGGGATCAAATAGGCCTAGGCCTGCTGCAACAAGGTCAGGAAAAGAACCTACTGCAACAAGTTCAGGAAAAGAACCTACTGTACCAAGATCAAGAAAAGAACTTAATGCAACAAATGGAGGAGTCAAGGTTGGGAAAAGACAGAATCAAGAAAATATCACTGGCATGTTGAAGAATTACATGGAAATGAAAGCAAAGCAAATTGAAGAGGAGGCTGCAGAAAAAGCAAAGACTGTAGCAGAAGAAGCTGATTACTCTATCAAGAATTGCATAAGTCTTGTGAACAGTATTGAAGAACTCTCTAGTGAGGAAAAGGCTGAAGCTTTTAATGTGTTCAAGGATGCACAAAACAGGCAGATCTTCATGACTGCGGAACCTGTTGCACGCCTAATATGGCTGAGGAACAAAATA cggaaaggggATGTTAATTCTGTATTGAGGGGTGGTTCTACTTTGGCTTGA
- the LOC120654936 gene encoding uncharacterized protein LOC120654936 isoform X1, with product MNSRVDNLVRRRAEDEDEMMLFILPTVYLLSSNGGRKKRPRHTSKLSGKEKLKEILEGHPKNCCVAFRMEPIVFREIADFLKREHLLRDTRGVRVDERLGFFLFMLSHNASYEDLQYEFKHSGATIHRHIKAVFNIIPALTYRFVKPAIGTGPHWKISTDPRFFPYFENCLGAIDGTHIPITIDEEKQAPYRNRKGTLSQNVVLACDFDLNFTFISSGWEGSATDARVLRSVLLRGFHVPEGKYYLVDGGYANTPSFLAPYRGVRYHLKEFGHGHHRPSNYKELFNHRHALLRNHIERAIGVLKKRFPILKIGTHHPIENQVKIPAAAVIFHNLIRMYNGDEGWLDHQPDNIPPEDFVDLPEGDDHYNNDVMSLTSQIDNGNYLRDMIAMNMWND from the coding sequence ATGAATTCGAGGGTGGACAATCTAGTTAGGAGGAGGGCGGAAGATGAGGATGAGATGATGCTATTTATATTACCTACAGTGTACCTTTTAAGTAGCAATGGAGGAAGGAAAAAGAGACCTAGGCATACATCTAAGCTGTCTGGCAAAGAGAAACTAAAAGAAATCTTAGAGGGACATCCGAAGAACTGTTGTGTTGCATTCCGCATGGAGCCAATTGTCTTTAGAGAGATTGCGGACTTTCTCAAAAGAGAGCATCTGTTACGTGACACAAGGGGTGTGAGAGTGGATGAGAGATTAGGATTCTTCCTATTTATGCTGTCTCATAATGCTAGTTATGAGGATCTGCAATATGAATTTAAACACAGTGGTGCGACCATCCATCGCCATATTAAGGCAGTTTTCAATATAATCCCAGCTCTCACCTATAGATTTGTGAAGCCTGCTATTGGAACTGGTCCACACTGGAAGATTAGTACAGATCCTCGGTTCTTTCCCTACTTCGAAAACTGCCTAGGAGCCATTGATGGTACTCATATTCCTATTACCATCGATGAAGAAAAGCAAGCTCCCTATAGGAACCGCAAGGGTACATTGAGCCAGAACGTGGTGCTAGCATGTGATTTTGACCTGAACTTCACTTTTATATCATCTGGTTGGGAGGGCTCTGCTACAGATGCTAGGGTTCTGAGGTCTGTATTACTTAGAGGATTTCATGTTCCTGAGGGCAAATATTATCTTGTTGATGGTGGATATGCTAACACACCATCTTTCCTTGCACCCTATCGTGGCGTCCGTTACCACTTAAAGGAGTTTGGCCATGGTCATCATCGGCCAAGCAATTATAAGGAGCTATTCAATCATCGCCATGCATTGCTGCGGAATCACATAGAGAGAGCAATCGGTGTTTTGAAGAAGCGCTTCCCTATCTTAAAAATTGGCACACATCACCCAATTGAGAACCAAGTGAAgataccagcagcagcagtgataTTTCACAATCTTATACGGATGTATAATGGGGATGAGGGTTGGTTGGATCATCAACCAGATAACATACCACCAGAAGATTTTGTTGATCTTCCTGAAGGTGACGATCACTATAACAATGATGTGATGTCACTTACTAGTCAAATAGATAATGGGAATTATCTTAGGGATATGATTGCAATGAATATGTGGAATGACTAG